The following coding sequences lie in one Spinacia oleracea cultivar Varoflay chromosome 1, BTI_SOV_V1, whole genome shotgun sequence genomic window:
- the LOC110778285 gene encoding protein GAST1: MGIKVLYTIFIFVIFLHFSPAENHPTHQHKGHTQPPSPSPLSSYTLPSYGFTQGSLQPQECGTRCAYRCSNTQYRKPCLFFCNKCCAKCLCVPTGTYGNKQACPCYNNWKTKRGGPKCP, from the exons ATGGGTATCAAAGTTCTGTATAccattttcatttttgttaTTTTCCTCCACTTTTCTCCTGCAGAAAATCAT CCAACCCATCAGCATAAGGGCCATACCCAGCCTCCAAGTCCAAGCCCACTATCCTCATACACCTTGCCTTCG TATGGTTTTACCCAAGGAAGTCTCCAGCCTCAAG AATGTGGAACAAGATGTGCTTATAGATGTTCAAACACACAGTATAGGAAGCCATGCTTGTTTTTCTGTAACAAGTGTTGTGCCAAGTGCTTGTGTGTGCCTACTGGTACTTACGGCAACAAACAAGCTTGCCCTTGCTACAACAACTGGAAGACCAAGAGGGGTGGTCCCAAATGTCCCTAA